A genomic window from Archaeoglobus profundus DSM 5631 includes:
- a CDS encoding NifU family protein, with protein sequence MSLREKVEEVVNKEIRPYLMADGGNIAVVDVDEKEGIVKVKLMGACYGCPMAQITLTAFVEQHLKSRIPEVKKVIPV encoded by the coding sequence ATGTCTTTGAGAGAAAAGGTTGAAGAGGTCGTGAATAAGGAGATAAGACCCTACCTAATGGCCGATGGTGGTAACATAGCCGTAGTCGATGTTGATGAGAAGGAGGGCATTGTAAAGGTAAAGCTCATGGGCGCTTGCTACGGCTGCCCCATGGCTCAAATAACCCTCACAGCATTTGTAGAACAGCATTTGAAGAGTAGGATACCGGAAGTCAAGAAAGTAATCCCAGTATGA